CACGTCCCCGTCATCCGGTCCGCGTACGCACCCCCGCCGGGCGCCGTCACGTCCGCCCGCGCGCTGCTCGCCGCCGCGCAGGAGCACGACGGCGTGTTCGTGCACGACGGCGTGATGATCGACGGCCCCTCGCTGCGGCACGCCGAGGCCGTGCTGCGACGGGCACGGGCGGCCGACGCCACCACGTCCGGGACCGCCCGCCCCGGCGGCACGACCGACCGCACCGCCCCCCGAGCCCTCCGCACAGGAAGCAGGCCGACATGACGACCGACGGAACCCGGCCGGTGAGCGACGGCGCCCCGGCCCCCGGGACGGCCCCGCGCGCACCCGGCGTCACGCAGCATCCCGACGCGGCCACGGCCCTCGACGGTCTGCTGCACGACGGCATGACGATCGCGGTCGGCGGGTTCGGCCTGTGCGGCATCCCGTCCGACCTCATCGAGGCCGTGCGCGACTCGGGCGTGCGCGGGCTGACCGTCGTGTCCAACAACATGGGCGTCGACGGCAAGGGGCTCGGGCTGCTGCTCGAGAGCGACCAGGTCGACAAGGTCCTGTCGTCGTACGTCGGGGAGAACAAGCTGTTCGCGCAGCGGTACCTCGACGGCGACCTCGAGGTCGAGTTCGTGCCGCAGGGCACGCTCGCCGAGCGGCTGCGCGCGGGGGGCGCGGGCATCCCCGCGTTCTACACCGCCACGGGCGTGGGGACCCCGGTCGCCGAGGGCAAGCCCGTCGAGGAGTTCGACGGGCGCCGCTACGTCCTCGAACGCGGCATCGTCGCCGACCTCGCCCTGGTGCACGCGCACCGCGCCGACCCCTACGGCAACCTCACCTACCGGTTCACGGCCCGCAACTTCAACCCGCTCGTCGCGACCGCCGGGCGCGTCACGGTCGTCGAGGCCGAGATCCTCCTGGACCAGCCCCTCGACCCCGACGTCGTCGTCACGCCCGGGATCTTCGTCGACCGGCTCGTGCCCGCGCGGGCGCGGGTCAAGGACATCGAGCAGCGCACGGTGCGGCCGCGCGCCGTCGGGGTCGGCGCGCCGACCCCCGCAGGAAAGGACGCCTGACATGCCCTGGGACCGGGACGAGATGGCCGCGATCGCCGCGGCCGAGCTGCGCGACGGCGACTACGTCAACCTCGGGATCGGCATCCCCACGCTCGTCGCGAACCACCTGCCGCCCGGCGTCTCGATCACGCTGCAGAGCGAGAACGGGATGCTGGGCATCGGGCCGTTCCCGGTCGAGGGCGACGAGGACGCCGACCTGATCAACGCGGGCAAGCAGACCGTCACGGCCCTGCCGGGAGCGAGCTACTTCGACTCCGCGACGTCGTTCGCCATGATCCGCGGCGGGCACGTCGACATCGCGATCCTCGGGGCCCTGGAGGTCTCCGAGACGGGGGACCTGGCCAACTGGACCGTGCCCGGGAAGCTCGTCAAGGGCATGGGCGGGGCCATGGACCTCGTCGCGGGCACACCCCGGATCGTCGTGCTCATGGACCACGTCGCGCGCGACGGGTCGCCCAAGCTCCGGCACGAGTGTGCGCTGCCCCTCACGGGCGAGGGCGTGGTGGACCGCATCATCACGGACCGTGCGGTCTTCGACGTCCTGCCCGGCGACGTGTCAGAACCAGCGGGGACTCCAGGTCACGCTGGTTCTGACAACCCGGGGCGGCGTCTCGTGCTGCGCGCCGTCGCGCCCGACGTGACCCTCGACGAGGTACGCGACGCGACCGAGGCGAGCTACGTCGTCGGGCTGGAGAACGCGGGGGCCACCGCCCCGGCAGGACAGGAGGAGTCATGACCGTCGTCGTGGGGTACGCGCGCACCCCGTTCGTGCGCTTCAACGGGGCCTTCGCGACCGTGCCCGCCGCGGTCCTGGGGGCTCACGCGCTGGGTGCGGCGCTCGCGGACGCGGGCATCACGCCCGACGACGTCGAGCTCGTCCTCGCCGGGCAGGTGCTCCAGGGCGGGGCCGGCCAGAACCCCGCCCGGCAGGCCGCCGTCGGTGCGGGCGTGCCCTATTCGGTGCCCGCGATGACGCTCAACGCGGTGTGCCTGTCGGGCATGGAGGCCGTGGTGCAGGCGCACCGGCTGATCGCCGCGGGCGAGGCGCAGGTCGTCGTGGCCGTGGGGCAGGAGTCCATGAGCCTCGCACCGCACGCGTGGGTCGGGTCGCGCGCGGGCCAGAAGTTCGGGGACGTGACGCTCGTGGACACGCTCGCGCACGACGGGCTGCGCGACGCGTTCGAGCGGGAGTCGATGGGGCTCAGCACCGAGCGGCACGGCGAGGGGCTCGCGATCGGCCGGGAGGCGCAGGACGCGTTCGCGGCTTCGTCGCACGCGCGGGCCGCCGCAGCCGCGGACTTCCTGCGGGGCGAGATCGCGCCCTTCCAGACGCCCGGGCGCGGGGGCCGGCTCGTCGACGCGGACGACGGCGTGCGCGCCGACACCACGGTCGAGGTCCTCGCACGGCTCCGCCCCGCCTTCCGCGAGGACGGCACGATCACGGCCGGGAACGCCTCGCAGATCTCCGACGGCGCCGCGGCCCTCGTGCTCGTGAGCGACGAGGAGGCCGCGCGGCGCGGGCTGAGCGGCGCACGGCTCCTCGGGCACGCGCTCGTCGCCGGGCCCGACGTCTCGCTGCACGCGCAGCCCGCGAACGCGATCCTCGCCGCCTGCGGGCGCGCCGGTCTCGCGATCGACGAGCTGTCCGCGATCGAGATCAACGAGGCGTTCGCCGCGGTGGCCCTCGCGTCGACGGACCTGCTGGGCGTCGACCCGGCGATCGTCGACGCGAACGGCGGTGCGATCGCGCTCGGGCACCCCATCGGGGCGTCGGGCGCTCGGATCGTGGGTCACCTGGCGCGGCGGCTCGCGGCGCTCGGCGGCGACGCCGTGGGCGCGGCGGCCCTGTGCGGCGGCGGGGGGCAGGGGTCGGCGGTGGTGCTGCAGGGGTGAGGTCGACGACCGCGAGGACGCGTCGACCGTGCCGCCCGGTGCGTGCCGCGACGGCCCGGTGCGCGCGGCGACCGCCTAGAGGTCGCCCTTGCGCTGCAGGAACCGCATCGCGCCCCAGCCGATCGGGATACGGGCCCAGTAGGTCGCGACACGGAAGAGGATCGTCGCGGACGTCGCGATCGCGGGCGGGATCCCCGCGGCGGTCAGCCCGGCGGTCAGGGCGATCTCGATCGTGCCCAGACCGCCAGGTGTCGGGACGGCTGCGCCCGCCGCGTTGCCGACCAGGTAGATCACGGCCACGTCGACGAGCGCGAGCTCCTGGCCGAACGCCGCGAGGGCCGCGTCGAACGCGAGCACGTAGCCGAGCGTCATGACGATGTTCCCGCCGAAGCCGAGGGCCAGGCGTCCCGGCTGGCTGAGCATCTCGGACAGGCGGGGCCAGACCTGCTGGACGGTCGGCCGGATCTTGGCGAGCACCCAGCGCCGGACCGCGGGGACGAGCAGGGTCGCGATGATCGCGAGCGCGACGCCCGTGATCGCGAGCAGCACGGTGGTCGAGGGCAGCTTGATGAGGCCGCCGGAACGAGCCGTCATCGACAGGACGACCAGCAGCAGGATCGTGACGACGAACTGCGACACCTGGACCAGGGCCACGGTCGCGACGGCCATGGGGGTCGACACGCCGCGCTTGGTGAGCATGCGCAGGTTCAGGGCGGCCGGTCCGATCCCGGCCGGTGCCGCGAGGGCCACGAACGACCCGGCCATCTGCGTGAGCGTCGCGCGCAGCATGGGCAGCTTCACGGGCGAGAAGGCCACGAAGGTCAGGGCCGCGCCGAACCAGGTGAGGACGCCCAGCGCGAACGAGATGACGGCCCACCACGGGTTCGCCGTCGACACCGCGTCGGCGATCTGCTGGAAGTTCATGGTCGTGACGACCACGGTCACCGCGACGATCGTCAGGGTCAGCGTGATGATCGTCCGCGCCCCGAAGCGCGTGATGCGCTGGGGCTCGACGTCGGTCTCGGGGAGCCGCTCGACGAGCGCGGCACGCAGGTCCTTGAAGAGCTCCTTGTTGGCCCGCATCTCCTCACGCGTGCTCACGGGCAGGGCGATCGACTGCAGGAGCGGACCGATCGCTGCGATGTCCTCGCCCGGCAGCACGCTCACGGCCGAGGCCACGGCGCGCTCGGCCCCCACCCGCAGTGCGAGCAGCGCGACCATCTGCGTGAGGTCCATGCGGCGCGAGAGCTCGGAGGACGCGATGTCGCCCTGCTCCCAGCCCGTCAGCCAGACCTTGACCTCGGAGTCGTCGGGGCCGGTCTCGTCGTCGGGGCGC
This region of Oerskovia jenensis genomic DNA includes:
- a CDS encoding CoA transferase subunit A codes for the protein MTIAVGGFGLCGIPSDLIEAVRDSGVRGLTVVSNNMGVDGKGLGLLLESDQVDKVLSSYVGENKLFAQRYLDGDLEVEFVPQGTLAERLRAGGAGIPAFYTATGVGTPVAEGKPVEEFDGRRYVLERGIVADLALVHAHRADPYGNLTYRFTARNFNPLVATAGRVTVVEAEILLDQPLDPDVVVTPGIFVDRLVPARARVKDIEQRTVRPRAVGVGAPTPAGKDA
- a CDS encoding 3-oxoacid CoA-transferase subunit B; this translates as MPWDRDEMAAIAAAELRDGDYVNLGIGIPTLVANHLPPGVSITLQSENGMLGIGPFPVEGDEDADLINAGKQTVTALPGASYFDSATSFAMIRGGHVDIAILGALEVSETGDLANWTVPGKLVKGMGGAMDLVAGTPRIVVLMDHVARDGSPKLRHECALPLTGEGVVDRIITDRAVFDVLPGDVSEPAGTPGHAGSDNPGRRLVLRAVAPDVTLDEVRDATEASYVVGLENAGATAPAGQEES
- a CDS encoding acetyl-CoA C-acyltransferase — protein: MTVVVGYARTPFVRFNGAFATVPAAVLGAHALGAALADAGITPDDVELVLAGQVLQGGAGQNPARQAAVGAGVPYSVPAMTLNAVCLSGMEAVVQAHRLIAAGEAQVVVAVGQESMSLAPHAWVGSRAGQKFGDVTLVDTLAHDGLRDAFERESMGLSTERHGEGLAIGREAQDAFAASSHARAAAAADFLRGEIAPFQTPGRGGRLVDADDGVRADTTVEVLARLRPAFREDGTITAGNASQISDGAAALVLVSDEEAARRGLSGARLLGHALVAGPDVSLHAQPANAILAACGRAGLAIDELSAIEINEAFAAVALASTDLLGVDPAIVDANGGAIALGHPIGASGARIVGHLARRLAALGGDAVGAAALCGGGGQGSAVVLQG